Within Coffea arabica cultivar ET-39 chromosome 4e, Coffea Arabica ET-39 HiFi, whole genome shotgun sequence, the genomic segment GGAAAATCAGTTTCAGGCAGCCCACACCTCCAGCGTTTTTATAGTACGTACATGACATCCTTAATGCATTTGGAGTGGCATCAGCTATTTAAGCAGAAGATTGTAGCCATTTTCTACATCCTCAAACACTGCAATCTTTTCTTGGTTGAGTGATAAGCTAAGAAGTACTAACAATGAAGATATCACTCATCTTCATGATTTCATTCCTTCCATTGTTCATTTCCATAGTCTCCTCCTTCTCTTCAGCTGCTGAACCCCAGCCGGTGCTCGATATAGCTGGAAATATGCTTCGAACTGACCTCTACTACTACATATTACCTGCCAAAGTCCGCGGCATGTTCAGAGGTGGAGGGCTTACATTATCGAGCATTGGCAATGACACTTGTCCGGTTGGCGTGTTTCAAGAATTGTCTGAGCAAAGAAATGGCATCCCCTTGACATTTTCGCCTTTGAAACCGAAAGATGGTGTTGTTCGTATATCGACAGATTTAAACATCGAATTTGCTTATCCAGAAACCTGTGGCGAATCTCCAGTTTGGAGGGTTGATAATTATGTTGATCCATCGGCTGATAGCATTGTATCCATCGGTGGAGTTGTTGGAAATCCTGGTCCTGCGACTTTAGGCAGCtggttcaaaattcaaaaattaggCTATGA encodes:
- the LOC113740630 gene encoding kunitz trypsin inhibitor 5-like, encoding MKISLIFMISFLPLFISIVSSFSSAAEPQPVLDIAGNMLRTDLYYYILPAKVRGMFRGGGLTLSSIGNDTCPVGVFQELSEQRNGIPLTFSPLKPKDGVVRISTDLNIEFAYPETCGESPVWRVDNYVDPSADSIVSIGGVVGNPGPATLGSWFKIQKLGYDYKLVYCPTVCSYCDVICKDVGILYQNGERRLFLIDYPLRVVFKQA